From one Solanum lycopersicum chromosome 12, SLM_r2.1 genomic stretch:
- the LOC138340269 gene encoding uncharacterized protein produces the protein MTILNHPSKANVVIDALSRLSMESNTHDEEYKRYLARDIHRLARVGVRVMDSTEGGIMVTNGDESSFVSEIKEKQDQDPILLELKANFHKQRVLAFDQGADVVLKYQGRFCVPRLDGLQERIMEDAHSCRYSIHPGSIKLYRESRKVYSWEGMKKYVVGFVAKYQNCK, from the coding sequence ATGACTATTCTTAACCACCCaagtaaggctaatgtagttaTTGATGCCTTAAGCAGGTTATCCATGGAGAGTAACACCCATGATGAAGAATATAAGAGGTACTTAGCTAGAGACATTCACAGACTTGCACGCGTGGGAGTCAGAGTTATGGACTCCACTGAAGGAGGAATAATGGTGACTAATGGGGATGAGTCATCATTTGTGTCAGAGATAAAAGAGAAGCAAGACCAAGATCCCATTTTACTTGAGTTGAAGGCAAATtttcataagcaaagagtattagCTTTTGATCAAGGGGCAGATGTTGTGCTgaagtatcaaggtagattCTGTGTACCTAGGttggatggactccaagagaggattaTGGAGGACGCTCATAGCTgtagatattccattcatccgggttccatAAAGTTGTACCGCGAGTCGAGAAAGGTATATTCGTGGGAAGGCATGAAGAAATATGTTGTTGGGTTTGTTGCCAAATACCAGAATTGCAAGTGA
- the LOC138340270 gene encoding uncharacterized protein — protein sequence MAEDLVLLDSFGLPCLPGKIKSKWIGPNLITQVFPHGAVELRTKEGVRFKAHHQEILQKITLQQSPTDTCEKKYKTEDARMKKIIVANFLKCKMKDSKTVVTQVQELHVIIHDLFAEGLVINDAFQVIAIIEKLPPLWKDFKNYLKYKCKEMTIEDLFVRSRIEEDINVVEKRSRGNSTISGVNIVEEDPTKLNKRKKTSGLKGNPPLKKFNGSFFNCEKCGHKATECWGPKKDKKKKDTKNFVEYRGEIDDLCAMISECNLVDYSRECTYRPEVVNGKLRCCKGGRNWQGPIKDDIRQGPVLTKNGFKCVFVSDKVVVSEKEMQYKTEVENKLDRKIKMIRSDRGREYESPFAEICLENEIIDQATATYTPQSNEIAEGKN from the exons ATGGCTgaggatttggtgcttttagacagttttgggttgccttgtcttccgggcaagatcaagtccaaatggattgGCCCtaacttgattacccaagtattccctcatggagcagttgagttaagaaccaaggagggagtacggtttaag gcacatcaccaggaaattttgcagaaaatcactctgcaacagtcaccaacggacacatgcg aaaagaagtacaaaacagaggATGCcagaatgaagaagatcattgTGGCAAATTTTCTTAAATGTAAGATGAAAGACAGTAAGACcgtcgtcacccaagttcaagaactgCATGTCATAATTCATGATCTCtttgctgaag GATTGGTTATcaatgatgcttttcaagtgaTTGCCATTATTGAgaagttacctccattgtggaaggacttcaaaaactacttgaaataTAAATGCAAGGAGATGACTATTGAAGATCTCTTTGTAAGGTCGAGAATTGAAGAGGATATCAATGTTGTAGAAAAaaggtcacgtggtaattcaacaatatctggagtaaatatTGTAGAagaagatcccacaaaattaaataaaagaaagaaaacatctGGTCTAAAAGGTAATCCTCCTttaaagaaattcaatggaagcTTTTTCAATTGTGAAAAATGTGGTCATAAGGCTACTGAATGTTGGGGTCccaagaaggacaagaaaaagaaggatacAAAGAATTTTGTTGAATACAGAGGAGAAATTgacgatctctgtgcaatgatttcagaatgtaacttggttgattattcaagagaatg CACCTACAGACCAGAAGTTGTTAATGGCAAGCTCcgttgttgcaaaggtggaaggaactggcaaggtcctattaaagatgacatcaggcaaggtccAGTTCTGACTAAGAATGGATTCAAATGTGtgtttgtttctgataaagtagtagtgaGTGAGAAGGAAAT gcaatataaaactgaagttgaaaataagtTGGAtagaaagatcaaaatgattagaagtgatagaggcagagaatatgaatctccatttgcagaaatatgctTGGAAAATGAAATAATCGATCAAGCGACTGCTACTTACACTCCTCAATCTAATGAGATTGCAGAAGGGAAAAATTGA